From Homo sapiens chromosome 6, GRCh38.p14 Primary Assembly, the proteins below share one genomic window:
- the SCAND3 gene encoding SCAN domain-containing protein 3 isoform X3, with the protein MMSQSMGGDNLSSLDTNEAEIEPENMREKFFRSLARLLENKSNNTKIFSKAKYCQLIKEVKEAKAKAKKESVDYRRLARFDVILVQGNEKLIEAVNGETDKIRYYLHSEDLFDILHNTHLSIGHGGRTRMEKELQAKYKNITKEVIMLYLTLCKPCQQKNSKLKKVLTSKSIKEVSSRCQVDLIDMQLNPDGEYRFILHYQDLCTKLTFLRSLKSKRPTEVAHALLDIFTIIGAPSVLQSDNGREFSSQVVSELSNIWPELKIVHGKSQTCQSQSSAEQTEDIRKRIFSWMQTNNSSHWTEFLWFIQMSQNQPYHRSMQQTPCESAFSSEAKLGLSHSQLTEELVASLHTENELDQADKELENTLRAQYEENIETGTDSSDIEENLSVTPKVAEKSPPESRLRFLSCVVCEKECTGVNSCISCDGNIHAICGVPSQHGTEGCGRQITCSLCYETSTMKRKHDEIQRSLPVKPSKMLKPSGTPFSPDKVGDWMAKQASLDFFVKKRHAFSEHSSSNKRNVNNRSYPEEGKTKRVHASFTRKYDPSYIEFGFVAVIDGEVLKPQCIICGDVLANEAMKPSKLKRHLYSKHKEISSQPKEFFERKSSELKSQPKQVFNVSHINISALRASYKVALPVAKSKTPYTIAETLVKDCIKEVCLEMLGESAAKKVAQVPLSNDTIARRIQELANDMEDQLIEQIKLAKYFSLQLDECRDIANMIILLVYVRFEHDDDIKEEFFFSASLPTNTTSSELYEAVKNYIVNKCGLEFKFCVGVCSDGAASMTGKHSEVVTQIKELAPECKTTHCFIHRESLAMKKISAELNSVLNDIVKIVNYIKSNSLNSRLFSLLCDNMEADHKQLLLHAEIRWLSRGKVLSRMFEIRNELLVFLQGKKPMWSQLFKDVNWTARLAYLSDIFSIFNDLNASMQGKNATYFSMADKVEGQKQKLEAWKNRISTDCYDMFHNLTTIINEVGNDLDIAHLRKVISEHLTNLLECFEFYFPSKEDPRIGNLWIQNPFLSSKDNLNLTVTLQDKLLKLATDEGLKISFENTASLPSFWIKAKNDYPELAEIALKLLLLFPSTYLCETGFSTLSVIKTKHRNSLNIHYPLRVALSSIQPRLDKLTSKKQAHLSH; encoded by the exons ATGATGTCTCAAAGCATGGGTGGTGATAACCTCAGTAGCTTAGATACTAATGAAGCAGAAATTGAACCAGAAAACATGAGAGAAAAGTTCTTCAGAAGCTTAGCAAGGTTACtggaaaacaaaagtaataatacTAAGATATTTTCTAAAGCAAAGTACTGTCAGTTGATAAAGGaagtgaaagaagctaaagcTAAGGCGAAAAAGGAATCAGTTGACTACCGTCGCTTGGCTAGATTTGATGTTATCCTTGTACAAGGAAATGAGAAGCTAATTGAGGCTGTAAATGGGGAAACAGATAAAATACGGTATTACTTACACAGTGAGGACTTATTTGACATTCTGCATAATACACATCTCAGCATTGGACATGGTGGACGTACTCGCATGGAGAAAGAGTTACAAGCGAAATACAAGAACATCACAAAAGAAGTTATAATGCTGTATCTGACCCTCTGTAAACCATGCCaacagaaaaattcaaaactCAAGAAGGTTCTAACATCAAAATCAATTAAGGAAGTTAGTTCAAGATGCCAAGTAGATCTTATAGACATGCAGTTGAATCCTGATGGGGAGTACAGATTTATTTTGCATTATCAAGATCTCTGTACAAAGTTAACTTTTTTGCGGTCATTAAAGTCTAAAAGGCCTACGGAAGTTGCACATGCTCTTTTagatatatttacaattattggAGCACCCAGTGTCCTACAATCTGACAATGGGAGGGAATTTTCAAGCCAGGTTGTCAGTGAACTCAGTAATATTTGGCCAGAATTGAAAATTGTCCATGGGAAGTCTCAGACCTGCCAAAGCCAGAGTTCTGCAGAACAAACTGAGGATATCCGAAAGAGGATTTTCTCCTGGATGCAAACTAACAACTCATCACACTGGACTGAATTTTTGTGGTTCATTCAGATGTCCCAAAATCAGCCCTATCACAGAAGCATGCAACAGACTCCATGTGAAAGTGCATTTAGCTCTGAAGCTAAACTGGGCTTGTCCCATTCTCAGCTAACTGAAGAACTTGTTGCCAGCTTGCATACAGAAAATGAATTAGATCAGGCTGACAAAGAGTTAGAAAATACTTTAAGAGCCCAGTATGAAGAAAACATTGAGACTGGAACAGACAGTAGTGATATTGAAGAGAATCTTTCTGTCACTCCTAAGGTGGCTGAAAAAAGCCCTCCTGAGAGCAGACTAAGATTTTTATCCTGTGTAGTTTGTGAAAAAGAATGCACAGGTGTTAATAGTTGTATATCATGTGATGGAAATATCCATGCAATTTGTGGAGTGCCCTCTCAACATGGGACTGAGGGCTGTGGTCGGCAAATAACTTGTAGCCTTTGCTATGAAACCAGCACAATGAAGAGGAAACATGATGAGATTCAAAGAAGTTTGCCTGTTAAACCTTCCAAAATGCTAAAGCCATCAGGGACACCATTTTCACCAGACAAAGTAGGAGACTGG ATGGCGAAACAAGCTTCACTGGACTTTTTTGTCAAGAAAAGACATGCCTTTTCTGAACACAGTAGTAGtaataaaagaaatgttaacaaTAGAAGTTATCCTGAAGAAGGGAAAACCAAAAGAGTTCATGCTAGTTTCACTCGGAAATATGATCCTTCATATATTGAGTTTGGTTTTGTAGCTGTAATTGATGGTGAAGTACTAAAACCACAGTGTATTATTTGTGGAGATGTACTGGCTAATGAAGCAATGAAACCATCAAAACTTAAGCGACATTTATAttcaaaacataaagaaataagtTCACAACCAAAAGAATTCTTTGAAAGAAAGAGTAGTGAATTGAAAAGCCAACCAAAGCAGGTGTTCAACGTTTCTCATATAAACATTAGTGCTTTGCGGGCTTCATATAAAGTAGCACTTCCGGTTGCCAAGTCTAAAACACCATACACAATTGCTGAGACACTAGTGAAAGACTGCATCAAAGAAGTTTGCTTGGAAATGTTGGGTGAATCTGCAGCAAAGAAGGTAGCTCAGGTACCACTTTCCAATGACACCATAGCTCGACGTATTCAGGAACTGGCTAATGATATGGAAGATCAACTCATAGAACAAATAAAACTAGCAAAGTATTTTTCATTGCAACTTGATGAATGCAGAGATATTGCTAACATGATAATTCTTTTAGTCTATGTGAGGTTTGAACATGATGATGATATAAAGGAAGAGTTCTTTTTTTCAGCCTCTTTGCCTACAAACACAACTAGCTCAGAACTGTATGAAGCTGTAAAGAATTATATTGTTAACAAATGTGGTTTGgaatttaaattttgtgtaggAGTATGTTCTGATGGTGCAGCTTCAATGACAGGAAAACATTCTGAAGTGGTAACCCAGATTAAGGAACTTGCGCCAGAATGTAAAACAACACATTGCTTCATTCATCGAGAAAGTCTTGCCATGAAAAAAATATCAGCTGAACTAAATAGTGTACTTAATGATATAGTAAAAATTGTGAATTATATAAAATCTAATTCATTGAATTCAAGATTATTCTCTTTATTATGTGATAATATGGAAGCTGATCATAAGCAACTGTTACTGCATGCTGAGATACGGTGGTTATCACGGGGAAAAGTTCTGTCAAGAATGTTTGAAATACGAAATGAACTCTTAGTGTTTCTGCAAGGCAAGAAACCCATGTGGTCCCAACTTTTTAAAGATGTGAATTGGACAGCCAGACTTGCTTATTTGTCTGATATCTTCAGTATTTTTAATGATCTTAATGCTTCTATGCAAGGGAAGAATGCAACTTATTTTTCAATGGCAGATAAAGTTGAAGGACAAAAACAGAAGTTAGAAGCTTGGAAAAACAGAATTTCTACAGATTGTTATGACATGTTTCATAATTTAACAACAATTATCAATGAAGTAGGTAATGATCTTGATATTGCACATCTGCGAAAAGTTATCAGTGAACATCTTACAAATTTGTTagaatgttttgaattttattttccatcaaaAGAAGATCCACGCATAGGAAATTTGTGGATCCAAAatccatttctttcatcaaaagATAACTTAAATTTAACTGTAACTCTACAGGATAAGTTGTTGAAGCTGGCTACCGACGAAGGATTGAAAATCAGTTTTGAAAATACAGCATCACTTCCTTCATTTTGGATAAAAGCTAAAAATGACTATCCTGAGCTTGCTGAGATTGCTTTAAAATTGCTGCTTCTTTTCCCCTCAACATACCTCTGTGAGACCGGATTCTCTACTTTAAgtgttattaaaacaaaacatagaaaCAGTTTAAATATACATTATCCCCTGAGGGTAGCATTGTCATCAATCCAACCTAGATTAGACAAATTAACAAGCAAGAAGCAAGCTCACTTATCACATTAA
- the SCAND3 gene encoding SCAN domain-containing protein 3 isoform X2: MEEMIPLDSAKESLGTQLQSMEDRMECESPEPHPLQDNGSFLWFSMMSQSMGGDNLSSLDTNEAEIEPENMREKFFRSLARLLENKSNNTKIFSKAKYCQLIKEVKEAKAKAKKESVDYRRLARFDVILVQGNEKLIEAVNGETDKIRYYLHSEDLFDILHNTHLSIGHGGRTRMEKELQAKYKNITKEVIMLYLTLCKPCQQKNSKLKKVLTSKSIKEVSSRCQVDLIDMQLNPDGEYRFILHYQDLCTKLTFLRSLKSKRPTEVAHALLDIFTIIGAPSVLQSDNGREFSSQVVSELSNIWPELKIVHGKSQTCQSQSSAEQTEDIRKRIFSWMQTNNSSHWTEFLWFIQMSQNQPYHRSMQQTPCESAFSSEAKLGLSHSQLTEELVASLHTENELDQADKELENTLRAQYEENIETGTDSSDIEENLSVTPKVAEKSPPESRLRFLSCVVCEKECTGVNSCISCDGNIHAICGVPSQHGTEGCGRQITCSLCYETSTMKRKHDEIQRSLPVKPSKMLKPSGTPFSPDKVGDWMAKQASLDFFVKKRHAFSEHSSSNKRNVNNRSYPEEGKTKRVHASFTRKYDPSYIEFGFVAVIDGEVLKPQCIICGDVLANEAMKPSKLKRHLYSKHKEISSQPKEFFERKSSELKSQPKQVFNVSHINISALRASYKVALPVAKSKTPYTIAETLVKDCIKEVCLEMLGESAAKKVAQVPLSNDTIARRIQELANDMEDQLIEQIKLAKYFSLQLDECRDIANMIILLVYVRFEHDDDIKEEFFFSASLPTNTTSSELYEAVKNYIVNKCGLEFKFCVGVCSDGAASMTGKHSEVVTQIKELAPECKTTHCFIHRESLAMKKISAELNSVLNDIVKIVNYIKSNSLNSRLFSLLCDNMEADHKQLLLHAEIRWLSRGKVLSRMFEIRNELLVFLQGKKPMWSQLFKDVNWTARLAYLSDIFSIFNDLNASMQGKNATYFSMADKVEGQKQKLEAWKNRISTDCYDMFHNLTTIINEVGNDLDIAHLRKVISEHLTNLLECFEFYFPSKEDPRIGNLWIQNPFLSSKDNLNLTVTLQDKLLKLATDEGLKISFENTASLPSFWIKAKNDYPELAEIALKLLLLFPSTYLCETGFSTLSVIKTKHRNSLNIHYPLRVALSSIQPRLDKLTSKKQAHLSH; this comes from the exons ATGGAAGAAATGATCCCTCTGGATTCTGCAAAGGAGTCTTTAGGCACCCAGCTTCAGTCTATGGAAGATAGAATGGAATGTGAATCTCCAGAGCCACACCCACTTCAAGATAATG gGTCATTTTTGTGGTTTTCCATGATGTCTCAAAGCATGGGTGGTGATAACCTCAGTAGCTTAGATACTAATGAAGCAGAAATTGAACCAGAAAACATGAGAGAAAAGTTCTTCAGAAGCTTAGCAAGGTTACtggaaaacaaaagtaataatacTAAGATATTTTCTAAAGCAAAGTACTGTCAGTTGATAAAGGaagtgaaagaagctaaagcTAAGGCGAAAAAGGAATCAGTTGACTACCGTCGCTTGGCTAGATTTGATGTTATCCTTGTACAAGGAAATGAGAAGCTAATTGAGGCTGTAAATGGGGAAACAGATAAAATACGGTATTACTTACACAGTGAGGACTTATTTGACATTCTGCATAATACACATCTCAGCATTGGACATGGTGGACGTACTCGCATGGAGAAAGAGTTACAAGCGAAATACAAGAACATCACAAAAGAAGTTATAATGCTGTATCTGACCCTCTGTAAACCATGCCaacagaaaaattcaaaactCAAGAAGGTTCTAACATCAAAATCAATTAAGGAAGTTAGTTCAAGATGCCAAGTAGATCTTATAGACATGCAGTTGAATCCTGATGGGGAGTACAGATTTATTTTGCATTATCAAGATCTCTGTACAAAGTTAACTTTTTTGCGGTCATTAAAGTCTAAAAGGCCTACGGAAGTTGCACATGCTCTTTTagatatatttacaattattggAGCACCCAGTGTCCTACAATCTGACAATGGGAGGGAATTTTCAAGCCAGGTTGTCAGTGAACTCAGTAATATTTGGCCAGAATTGAAAATTGTCCATGGGAAGTCTCAGACCTGCCAAAGCCAGAGTTCTGCAGAACAAACTGAGGATATCCGAAAGAGGATTTTCTCCTGGATGCAAACTAACAACTCATCACACTGGACTGAATTTTTGTGGTTCATTCAGATGTCCCAAAATCAGCCCTATCACAGAAGCATGCAACAGACTCCATGTGAAAGTGCATTTAGCTCTGAAGCTAAACTGGGCTTGTCCCATTCTCAGCTAACTGAAGAACTTGTTGCCAGCTTGCATACAGAAAATGAATTAGATCAGGCTGACAAAGAGTTAGAAAATACTTTAAGAGCCCAGTATGAAGAAAACATTGAGACTGGAACAGACAGTAGTGATATTGAAGAGAATCTTTCTGTCACTCCTAAGGTGGCTGAAAAAAGCCCTCCTGAGAGCAGACTAAGATTTTTATCCTGTGTAGTTTGTGAAAAAGAATGCACAGGTGTTAATAGTTGTATATCATGTGATGGAAATATCCATGCAATTTGTGGAGTGCCCTCTCAACATGGGACTGAGGGCTGTGGTCGGCAAATAACTTGTAGCCTTTGCTATGAAACCAGCACAATGAAGAGGAAACATGATGAGATTCAAAGAAGTTTGCCTGTTAAACCTTCCAAAATGCTAAAGCCATCAGGGACACCATTTTCACCAGACAAAGTAGGAGACTGG ATGGCGAAACAAGCTTCACTGGACTTTTTTGTCAAGAAAAGACATGCCTTTTCTGAACACAGTAGTAGtaataaaagaaatgttaacaaTAGAAGTTATCCTGAAGAAGGGAAAACCAAAAGAGTTCATGCTAGTTTCACTCGGAAATATGATCCTTCATATATTGAGTTTGGTTTTGTAGCTGTAATTGATGGTGAAGTACTAAAACCACAGTGTATTATTTGTGGAGATGTACTGGCTAATGAAGCAATGAAACCATCAAAACTTAAGCGACATTTATAttcaaaacataaagaaataagtTCACAACCAAAAGAATTCTTTGAAAGAAAGAGTAGTGAATTGAAAAGCCAACCAAAGCAGGTGTTCAACGTTTCTCATATAAACATTAGTGCTTTGCGGGCTTCATATAAAGTAGCACTTCCGGTTGCCAAGTCTAAAACACCATACACAATTGCTGAGACACTAGTGAAAGACTGCATCAAAGAAGTTTGCTTGGAAATGTTGGGTGAATCTGCAGCAAAGAAGGTAGCTCAGGTACCACTTTCCAATGACACCATAGCTCGACGTATTCAGGAACTGGCTAATGATATGGAAGATCAACTCATAGAACAAATAAAACTAGCAAAGTATTTTTCATTGCAACTTGATGAATGCAGAGATATTGCTAACATGATAATTCTTTTAGTCTATGTGAGGTTTGAACATGATGATGATATAAAGGAAGAGTTCTTTTTTTCAGCCTCTTTGCCTACAAACACAACTAGCTCAGAACTGTATGAAGCTGTAAAGAATTATATTGTTAACAAATGTGGTTTGgaatttaaattttgtgtaggAGTATGTTCTGATGGTGCAGCTTCAATGACAGGAAAACATTCTGAAGTGGTAACCCAGATTAAGGAACTTGCGCCAGAATGTAAAACAACACATTGCTTCATTCATCGAGAAAGTCTTGCCATGAAAAAAATATCAGCTGAACTAAATAGTGTACTTAATGATATAGTAAAAATTGTGAATTATATAAAATCTAATTCATTGAATTCAAGATTATTCTCTTTATTATGTGATAATATGGAAGCTGATCATAAGCAACTGTTACTGCATGCTGAGATACGGTGGTTATCACGGGGAAAAGTTCTGTCAAGAATGTTTGAAATACGAAATGAACTCTTAGTGTTTCTGCAAGGCAAGAAACCCATGTGGTCCCAACTTTTTAAAGATGTGAATTGGACAGCCAGACTTGCTTATTTGTCTGATATCTTCAGTATTTTTAATGATCTTAATGCTTCTATGCAAGGGAAGAATGCAACTTATTTTTCAATGGCAGATAAAGTTGAAGGACAAAAACAGAAGTTAGAAGCTTGGAAAAACAGAATTTCTACAGATTGTTATGACATGTTTCATAATTTAACAACAATTATCAATGAAGTAGGTAATGATCTTGATATTGCACATCTGCGAAAAGTTATCAGTGAACATCTTACAAATTTGTTagaatgttttgaattttattttccatcaaaAGAAGATCCACGCATAGGAAATTTGTGGATCCAAAatccatttctttcatcaaaagATAACTTAAATTTAACTGTAACTCTACAGGATAAGTTGTTGAAGCTGGCTACCGACGAAGGATTGAAAATCAGTTTTGAAAATACAGCATCACTTCCTTCATTTTGGATAAAAGCTAAAAATGACTATCCTGAGCTTGCTGAGATTGCTTTAAAATTGCTGCTTCTTTTCCCCTCAACATACCTCTGTGAGACCGGATTCTCTACTTTAAgtgttattaaaacaaaacatagaaaCAGTTTAAATATACATTATCCCCTGAGGGTAGCATTGTCATCAATCCAACCTAGATTAGACAAATTAACAAGCAAGAAGCAAGCTCACTTATCACATTAA